The nucleotide sequence GGGAGCGCATACCGCCGCACACATCGCCGACCATGAGGCGATCCTCCGAGCCGAGAAACACATAAGAGCCGTCCTGCACGAAATTCAAGGTGAGCAACTGGCCGAGGTGCACCGCGGACTCGGTCGCGAGCATCTTGCTCTTAAACGAAATGACGGAGATGATGGAATAGGGCGGAGGGAGCATGAAGAAAAGAAAGGCCAAGGGAAACCAGAGGGCGACCGTGGCGGAGCGGCCCAGCATGAGGAAGCACAGTCCGCAGACGACCGGGAGCAGGGAGAAATGGACGAGGGTCATGAAGCCCAGGAAGTCCCCGACCAGCAGCATGAGGCAGCCCAGCCCCAGGAGCGGATAACCCAGCAGCGGGGAGGGCGCCAGCGGGGCCTTGCCGAGGGATTCGCGCTGGCGCCAGACGAAGAAGAGGCTGATCAGCGGGATGAACATCGCGTGGGAATAGAGCGACTCGGGCGCGGTCGCTCCGAAATAGATATCCGTGAAGGAATGCCAGTACGCCGCGACGACGAGCCCGAAAACCGCCGCGATAGCCAGGATCCAGGTGGTCCGGCCTCGGCGAAACGAATCCGCCAGCAGTGGCCGGGGGGCGGCCGTGAAACTACTCCCGCTCATCAATTTGCTCCTTCCGCCGCGACCAGGGCTTCGAGCTTCTTCAAGCGCTCCGTCAATTGTGAATCCCCCACGGGGATCAACTTCGCGGCGGCCTGAAGACGCTCCCGGGCGCCCGCCTTGTCGTTCTTGGCGAGGTGGGCCTCGGCCAGGGTCATCTCGTCTTCGGCCGTTGAGGCGCCCGCCACCTTGATAAATTCCGTCAGTTCGGCGATGGCCTCATCGGGGCGCGCCATCTGGATCAACAGATAGGACCGGAATCGGACGAAGGTGGGCCGCCTTTCGAGGGTGATGGCCTTGCCAATCCAGGCGAGGGACTCCTCGCGCCGGTCGGGAGCCTGCGCGAGCAGCGTGGCAAGGAGGAACATGATATCCGAGTCGTCTTCGTAGGTGCGGAGATAGCGCTCGCACAAGGAAATGGCCATGGGAGGATTGCTCCGGGCCTGCACCTCGATCTGGCCCCGAAGGGCGGGTTTGTAGTCGGCGATGATGATCTGGGCGCGGGTGAATGCGGTGGACGCCGCGCCGAGATCGGCGCCTTCGCCCTGCCGGAGTATCACCTGCCCCTTCAGCACCCAGGGTTCGGCCCGATCGGGGTACTGCTTGAGATAGGCCTCCACCCGGGCGATGGCCTCGGCGTAATTCTTCTCGTTTACGAGCGCGGTGACGTCGTTTGTCAATTCGGCGTAGGTGGCGCTGTCGCTCGGTGTAGCGTCGCTCCCGGCGACCGGTTCGGCGTTTTCACCGCCTCTCCTATTCAGGAACTTGCGGAGCTCTTCCACCTGGGCGTCGTGCCCGGGTCGATTGCGGCCGCTTTCTTTGAAACGGGCGAACATTTCGTCGGCACGCGGGTGAAACTGCATTTGTTCGTAAATTCGGACCAGCACGCGCATCGCGCGTGAATCGCTCCGGTCAAAAGATAGAATCTGCTCGAAGGTTCGCTGGGCCTCTTCCGGTTCGCCCAGGTCGAGTTGGGCATCGCCGAGAAGGTGGCGGACCTGGGTATTGCCGGGGGTGCGCTCCAGAATGGCGTTGCATAGCTCGACGACCTTTCTGTTGTCGCCCTGCATCGACGCCATCTCCGCCTGAAGCTGCTGCCCCTGCAAAAAGACGGGCGAGGCCTCGGCGATGGTGTCCACGAGATCGCGGGCCCCCTGCAGGTCGGGCAGGGGCCCTTTGAGCATGAGCCGCGCTTCGACGATTTTGAGACCGTCGTTCTGGGGCTCGGTCTGTCGGACGAGGGCGAGGAGGCCGTCCACCTCGTCCCGGGGGATCTCACTCGAGTTCATCACGAGCCCCTCCGCAAAGGCGAGGCGCATGCGGTTGAGGGAGGGTGCCAGGGCGGGATCCGAGCCGCGCGCGGCTTCCGCTTCGGCCACCCGCGCGCGTGCCGCCTCAAGATTTCCATACTGGAGCGCCAGTGAAAGGCGGAAAAGCAGTGAGTCATCCGACTCACTGGAGGGAATCGCCTCGCCCCCGAACTCCTTCACGAGTGCGTCGCCTTCGGTGAAATAGCCCTGCCGGGCGAAAAAGGCGCCCCACGTTCTCGCCTCGGCGCTGGGACTTTTTTCGAGGAAAGCTTTGGCGGAGGCTATGGCTCCATCTTTGTCTCCCTTAACCAGCAGGATACTTGTTCGGATCAGAGAGAAGCTGGACTGATCGACGCCGGCGGCGGCGGCGTCCCGCAGTACCTGTTCCGCCAGCTCGGTTTCACCCCGCTCCAGCCGAAATCCGGCGAGGGCGCTGTAACCGCGGGGATCGCGCGGGGCGATGGCGATCGCTTTTTCGATAAGGCGCAACGCCGTTGACTGCTCCGCCTCCTGGCGATGCTGTAGGAGGTCCTCGATGGTGAACATCAATTCGTTGACGTCGGTCTCGGTCTCGCTCAGCAGACGGGTGCTTCGCGCCTGCAACTCGGAGGTCGAGGGGGCCGAACCGAAATTGCGGGCCCACAGGCGTCGCGCCTGCTGGTCTTTGGGATTGCTGTCGAGGAACTGTTCGAGCGGCCCGCGGGCCTTGGACTTTTCGCCGAGTTCGAGTTCGCAGAGGGCGAGGAAGTAGTTTGCACGGTGCAGGTTGGGGTTCATCTCGACGGCAATGGCAAACTTGTCGCGCGCCTCCGGCAGCTTTCTCCGTTCGAGAAGGATTCGCCCACTGAGGTACTGATCGATCGATTGCTGGTCCGGATAGGCCTTGACGTACATCTGACGCGCTTCATCCGCGCCGTCGGCATCCCCCGCTTCGAGGCGCATCTCCGTCAGGAACATGATGAAGCCGGGCGTGTCGATGCGCTGGATCGGGTCCATTTTCTGGACGTAGTCCATGGCGACATCGCGTTTGCCGGCGCGTTCCAGCGCCAGCACGTAGTTAAGTTGAAGGTCGACGTTGTCCGGGCTTGCCGCCAGGGCCGTCTCGGCCAGGGCCACGGCGGTCTCGAAATCTTCGAGCGCGAGGTGGAGCCGGATGGACGCAATCACGTAGTCGACCTGCTCGCGCCGATCCGCGGGAACGGAGTCGAGCTGGGCCTTGGCGTCACGACTATTTTCCTGATCGAGCAGGTAGGCCGCATAGTGTACGCGGAGCGACGTGTCGTCGGGGTACTTCTCCAGGAGGGGCGGGAAGACGGCGTCGGCCGCGGGAATATCGCGCAGGGCGACATGGGCCCGGGCCTTTCGGAGGGGTGTGTCGCGCAGGTCGATGCCGCGATCAATGTAGGCCTGGAGCTCGGTGAGGGCCTCTTCGAGGCGGCCTTGCTCGTGAATGGCGACCACGCGATCATATTCCAGCGCGGCGAGATCATCCCCGCCATAGAGGCTGATCGCGCCTTCGAGTTCGGACCAGAACCGGTACTGGCGGTAGAAGTCAAAGAGCTGGGTTTTGCGTTGGGGGTTTTCCGGCTCCAACTGAATGAGCCGACTTATAATCCGGCCCGCGTCGGCCAGCACACGCCGGCGATCGGTCATCACCCCTTTACAGACCCCGATGTATTCGTCGAGGACGGCGACATCATTCCCATTCTTGTAGAGGTACTCTTTGTAGGGTCGGCGGGAAAGGTCCGGCTTGCCCTCGCTGACGAACTGGCGGGCCGTTACCAGACTCTGGGCGGCGCGATAGCGGGGCACCAGAATGAGCGCCGCCACGCCCGCCGCGCAGAGAAGCCCGACCGCGAGAGTGGATGCTATCAGAATTATCCAGGCTTTACGTGACATGATTTCCCCTGATTCAGGTTACACAACTTAGATCTGCCTTGCTGAACGCCGGATCCGCCGCGGATGAGGGCGCCCGGATCACACTGCCCGGCCGCCGCAGAGCCCGTGACACGGGGCTGGCGGCCGCTGGCAGGTGTGGTCCCGCACCGCGCCCCCGTGCGGTTTTCCTCTCGGGAGCCGGGGAACATGCGTGCGTTAGTCCTTTCGCTTTTCCAGCGGAAGCAGAACGACTTCCGCGTCCAGCGGTTCGGGAATATCCTCGTCTAGAATGTTGATCTCCGGCATGGCGGCCGGGCGCATCCGCGGCGGGGCTGCCTGATTGACATAGGCGTAGAAGAGCTTCTGGTTTTTCTTCAGGTAACCGCCGCGCAGGCTGCGGACGCCGTTGAGCACCACGCCGATGGTGTTCGCCCGGAGCAATTCCAGCTCCCGCAATCCGCGGCTCACCATGCCGAGGGAAGACTGGCCGACGCCGACCACGAAGAGCACACCGTCGATCGCGGGTGCGATCAATTTGGCGTCCGACATGAGCAACAGGGGCGGCGTATCGATGATGATGTGGTCGAAATGCTCGTCGGCCCATTCCATGAAATCCATCATCTCGCGTGAGGCGAGGCGGCCCGCGAGGGCTTTCGGATTCTGTCCGGGCCCGATGATGCCGAGATTTTCGAACTGGGTCCGCCGGATCAATTCCTCCCGCGCGTCCATGTTTTCCAGGAGTTCCGCGAGGCCGAGGCCGGGAACGAGGCCGAACGTGTTTTCAATGCCCGGGCGCTGGGAGCTCAGGTCGATGAGGAGGACGCGCCGGTTGGCGCTTTCGAGCGCCACGGCGAGGTTGCTGGCCACGGAGGTCTTGCCTTCGCCCCAGCTCGCGCTCACCACCATCAGCGAGCTGATTTCGGCGGCGTTGTCCTCGGGAAACAGGATACGGGCCAGGATGCGCCGGTATTCGTCCGCGACGACGGAGTTGGGATGCTGCGCCATGAGCAGTGCCGTGTCCACATTCTTGAGCGCGAGATCTTCGCTGAAATGGGGAATGGAGGCGATGATCGGCAGGCTGGAAATGCGGCTGATATCATGGGGCGTGCGCACCTGGCCGTCCGTCAATTCGCGGAGCACGCCATAAGTCAACCCGATGCCAAAGGCCAGGGCGATACCCATGAACGCCATCAGCAACTTCTTCGTAACACCCGCAACGAGGGGCGCATAGGGCTCGGTGTTCACGCTGATGCGGGCGGGCGCCTTCTCGTCAAGCTGGAGGTTGCTCACCGTATTGTTCCAGTTTTCGATGGACACGCGGAGGGCGTCTGCTTCCCCTCTCAATTTCTCCAGGCGCGCGCGGTCGGTCGAACTCTTCGTGGCTTTTTCTCGCTCCGTGTTGACGAAGGTTTCGTAGCGCTCCGTATTGCTGGCCAGATTCAATTCCGCATCGGTCACGCCGCGCTTCGCGGTTTCCAATTGCTGCATCAGGTCCCCGTGGAGGGACTGGAGCGCGCTTGTGCGGGCGACTTCCTCCTGCTTTGTAATGCTCTTGCGCAGGGATTCCAGGGTGCGCACCTGAGACTTCAGCTCGGGATGATTGTCCTTGTGGGTTTCGCGCAACCCGTCGACGACGCCCTCCTGGCGGACGAGATCGCCCTGGATGGTGCTCACCCGGGGGTCCGAGCCGACGAGGGTTTCCACGCCGTAGTCAAAAATGGGGGCGGAGGGGTTGCTCTTGTTGGAGGCCTGAAGCGCTTCGAGGCGGGCGATCTGGTCTTCCGTGTCGGCGACGACCTTCTGGGCCTGCTTGAGCTGGGTTTCCGCGTCGAGCATGCTCGCGCGGTATTGCTCGGCCTCGACGGAATCCTGGGGATGGACCATACCGGTGGAGGCGCCCAGCAGGCCTTCCAGATCCTCGATGTTCTGGCGCTTGTTCGCGAGATCCATTTCGAGCTTTTCGATCTGGTCGTTGAGGGTGACGATACGCTGGCTGCCCTCGTCGCTGGCCTCCTTGAGCGCCATATCCTGATACACGGAGGTGAGGACTTTCAGGACTTCCAGCGCTTCCTCGCGCGTCCGCATCGCGCAGATCACGGTGACCAGTTCGCTTCGGGTGACCTGGCGTGCCGTGACGCGGCTCTTGAGGAAGGTCAACTTGTCTTTGGCCTGCATGACGCTGGGGAGATTCTGGATGTTGGCGCGCTCCAGAACCTGCATGATCACGTTGTCGCCGGTCAACATGGCGATCTGCGTGTTTACGAACTTTTCATATTCCGCCGAATTGCCGGCCGCGTTGTTGTCGGCGAAGCTATTGGTCAGAGAGCGGTACTGGACCTGGGCCATGGCGGTGAATTCGACCGGGGTCAGCACCCATCCCGCCAGCGCAAAGGGCACGGCGAGCACGGCCGAGATCAGCATGATGACCGGCATTCGAAGGCTGAAGAAGCGCTTCACATCGAAGTGAAGTCCGGGCGTGCGGGTTCCCTGCTTTTCAATCGGGGCATCATCAACTACGGTCGAAAAATCTCTGGACATGCATGTACCTCTTGATTAAGTCAGGCTATTTCGCGCCGCCGGTTCCATTCGCCACGTCGCCAATGGTTCGAATGGCCTCGAGCAATTGGAGATTGGTCTGGAGCTGGCTGGAGTTTTCGGAATTGTAGAGCAGGTCGATGCGCTCGTCGGTGTAGAAGACCTCGTAGGCCTGGGTGTACAGGCCCATCGCCTGACTGGTGATCCCCATGATGGGTGACGCGAGCGCCGTGGAGCGGCTGATAAACTCGCCGAGCGTGACCAGTCGCTTGCGGGGCACGTAGATAATGTCGCCGGGCATCATGATGAAGTCGCCGCCGTTCTTAAGCATGTCCTTGGCGTCGATCAGCTTCACTTCCGTCTGGTCGTCGTTCACCTCGCGCATCAACACGACGTTGCTCAGCCGCCCCTGGGATTCATTGAAGCCGTTGGCGGCCGCCATGACCTGCAGGAAGCTCATTCCTTCCGTGAGCGGCTGGATGCCGGGCCGCCCGACGGCGCCGAGGATGTAGACCAGGTTCAGGCCCTCGGGAATAAAGATGGTGTCACCGGGCAACACGGGAGTCTGGGTGGCGTGGGCGCCGGCGCGGTCCATGTTGCGAAGATCATAGGCGGTCGCCGTACGTTCCTCGCCCGTGCCCCGGAGAACGACCGCCTTCACCAGTTGGCCCTGACCGCCGACGAAACTGTCGCCGCCGCGCTGGTTCACGCGCAGGCCGCCCGCCGCCACGATGGCGTCGAGAAGTGTGATCGGTTTGAGGTAGGGAAATTCGGCGGGACGGGCCACGTCGCCCGTGACCGTGTAGGATTTGCTCGTGGCTTCGGTAATCTGAAGGCTCACTTCCGCCTCGAAATACAGCGACTGGTAGGCTTCGCGCACCTTGGCCGTGGCTTCCTCGCGCGTGAGGCCGCCCAACTTCAGATCCGACACCCAGGGCAGCGACACGTAGCCGTCGTGACGCACGGTTACGCTCGTGTTGAGCGTTTCGTCGTCAAAAGAACGAAACTCCAGCACGTCCGTCGGCCCGATGCGGTACTGGGCCATAATCTCTTCTTCGGTGGGCAGGGCGGGCGGCGCTTCGCCGGTGGCCGAGCCGTCCACAACGACGCCCTCCGGCATGTTATCCGGCATGATTGCGTCGGTCTGTACCCGGACCGCCTCTTTCACCGGCCCACCTTCGGGGACCTTGACCGGCTCGACGGCGATCTCTGCCTGGGGCGCGGCGGCGGGCTGGGCTTCGGCGGTGGTGGTCTCCGGGGGTAGTGATTTTTCCGTCACTTCCGCCGCCGGAGCGGGCGATTCGCCTGCCAGGGCGGCTTCCGGGGCCGCTTCGGGATCATGAGCGCAGCCGCCGAGGACAAAAAGGCCAAGGGCGGGTACCAGGAGCATAGTGCAGAGGCGATTTCTCATTCCGATTTTTTCCCAGCTCGTTCTAGTCAGCTTTTCCGATACCGTACGCTTCAATACGGCGAAGGAGCGAGCTGTAGCTCGTTCTCAGCAGTTTGGCCGCTTTGCGACGGTTCCACAAAGTATAGTTCAACGTTTCCTCGATGAGGGCGCGCTCGGCCGCTTCAGCGGCTTTTCGCGCGGCCTCCTTCAAGGGCATGAAGGTCCGTTCCTCACGCGATTCCAGAATAATGGGCTTCGCGGCCTGGGCCGGCGCGAACATGGGCCGTTGTCCGGTCGCGTTCTCCTCCGCCAATAATAGATCCACGGAGCCCGTGGTTACATACTTTTTTATTCGCCCGGAAAGTTCCCGGACGTTGCCCGGATAATCCAACTGGGTGAGTGCATGGATGAGGTCGGGCGCGAGGGGCGCATATTCCTTCTTCATCATCTTGCACATATTATAATTAAAATGCTCCGCCAGTAAAGAGATATCTTCCCGGCGTTCCCGGAGGGGTGGAACCTCGATAACCACCTCCCGAAGTCGGAAGGAAATATCCTCGCGGAGGCGTCCCAGCGCGACCGCCTCATCTAAATCGAGGTTTGTCGCGGCCACGACGCGTGTGTCGCTGTGGACGGGGACGGTCCCGCCGATTCGCAGGATGGGCTCGCCATCGAGCACCTGGAGCAGTTTAACTTGCACTTGCGGCGCAGTTTCGCAGATTTCGTCAAGAAATAACGTGCCCTCGTGGGCCATCTCGAATCGACCGGGCTTGGAGGTGTCCGCGCCGGTGAAGGCCCCCCGTTCGTAGCCGAACAATTCGCTTTCGAGGATGTCCTCTGGAATGCTGGGACAGTTGACCTTGATGAAGGCTTTGCCGTAACGCGGGGACAGGCGGTGCAACTGGTTGGCGACGATGTCTTTACCGGTTCCAGTTTCGCCGCGGATCAGCACGGAGAGATCGACCTGGGCGAGCCGCCTCACCAGATCGTTGACTTCGAGAATCCGTGGATCCCGGCCGAGCAGTTGCTCGTGAAGCGGGGACGCCACCGCTTCATGCTGCCAGCTTTCTGTCTTGAATTGCGTTGTCACGACCGCTTCCTTTCCTGCCTTGCGCGTCGCCTTTGCGCGCGCTTGATGCCAAAAGCTCGGCAGCTCTTTGAGCATCAATTGTGCCAAACTATCATTCGCGCGGCGGGCGTGCCGGATTTCTGCCATTTATGTACGAGATAGGGGACATCACGACCATGCCTGCGGGAGTTGGTGGCCCCACCATCGCCCTCGATTGCGTGAAGTATACCACATAGCGCAACAAAAGTGGTCAAGGGTGACTATGATTAGATAGGATTCGTAACACTTTCTCCCTTCATTGATAGATTGACGTTGAGATATGAGGAAAAGATGGATCTGATTTCCGGAGTCCGGCGCGGCTTGTGCCCCAAAATGGGTCAAGATCGCGGATTCGATCCGGAACCATGGCAATAGTGTCGTTTATTTATTGAATTTCTACTTATACATACTGGTCGGTCGATACAAGGTTGTCAACTTTGAACCACAATTGGGTCTATTTTGATAGCAGTTCTATATTGTGCTGGGTGCCGCGCCAATGCGCTAAATCCCTAAGTTATTCTATGACTATCGCTTACACCGTGAACTACTTTAAACTCGTGAAAAATGCGCATGGGCATGAATATTGCTTCCCGTACGGAGAGCAATTCTATACCCATTCAGCCGATTTTGGGAGGCCAGCGTGAAGACGGACTTCACTATATTGCGTCAACTGCTGCAGTACGAGTTGTACAGCGCGCAGCGGCACCGGCGCTTCGTATCGATGGTCATGGTGACCACGGAAGAGGGTATCTCTGGATTGCGGAGTTTTCTGGGAGCCCACATTCGTGACAGCGATGTGATAGCTGATTTTGACAGTTCGATTGCCGTGCTGATGGGCGAAACCGATATCAACAGCGCGATGATCGCGGTGAATCGATATAAGGGCTTTTTCGAAAGCCAGTTGGACTTGCGTTTTTCCGTGGTGACCTATCCCAGTGACGGGGGCAAAGCGGAGAATCTGATCAAGATGGCGTATCGCCGCTTGAGCAAGGCCAAACAAGGCGAGACCGGAACCGTCGTCACTTCGGGTTGACGGCTTCGAGCCCCGCAAATCATAATAGGGTGGTTGCCAAGGGGTCATCGCTACGGAGCGGGGTGTAGCTGTCCGGCGGATGCGCCCCGAACCATGATCGCCAACCAGGATTCCGCCCTTGGACCCGAATGTCACGCCCGCCGCGTCCCCCCCACCTTCCTTGCCCCCTTCCCGCTGGGTGGCCCCGCTCTACTTCCTGATTCTCCTGCTGGCCCTTGTGTTTTCTCTGGAGATCGGCGCCCGGTTTATTGTGGCCCGCGGAAGCGACCCCGTGCTGATGCGCGTGGTGGAGGATTACGGTCGTCTGGCCGCCGAGGGCGCCGACTGGATTCGCTTCATTCCCGACGCCGAGCTGAGTTACCGCCTTCGCCCGGAGTTTACAGTGACCGGGCCGCGCGGCGGCGTGACCCGGCATAACAAGCAGGGCTTTCGCGATGCGGAAGATTTTCCACCCAAATCGGAGCAGGTGCTGCGGATTGTCTGCCTGGGCGCTTCGACTACCTATGGGGTCAGTGTGGAGGACAATAAGGATACCTACCCCGCTCAGTTGGAGGTGCAGCTTAACGGCCCGCTGAAACCGGCGGGCTGGGAGCGGGTGGAGGTATTCAACCTTGGCGTGGGCGGTTACACGTCCCGCGAAATCCTGGGCACATTGAAGCGCACGCTGCCGGAACTCAAGCCTGACGTGGTGCTGATCCAGAACGCCATCAATGATGTAATCCCCCGCTTCTATCCGAACTATCAAATGGACTACAGCCATTTTCGCACGGACTTCGCCCCGCTGGACGTGAAGCTCTGGCACCGGATTGCCTATCGCTCCCAGGCCTGGCTGACCTTCGCTTATGGTCTCGACTGGATCCGGCCCCTGTCCCTGCAGAGCCAGACGCAGAAGCCCATGCCGCCGGTGGACGAGGCCCTGGCGAATCTGGAGTTGAACGCGCCGACCGGCTATGAGGCGAATTTAAGCGAAATGGTGTCCACCGCTCAGGCGGCGGGGTGCCAGGTGTGGTTGTTGACCC is from Candidatus Hydrogenedentota bacterium and encodes:
- a CDS encoding SLBB domain-containing protein encodes the protein MRNRLCTMLLVPALGLFVLGGCAHDPEAAPEAALAGESPAPAAEVTEKSLPPETTTAEAQPAAAPQAEIAVEPVKVPEGGPVKEAVRVQTDAIMPDNMPEGVVVDGSATGEAPPALPTEEEIMAQYRIGPTDVLEFRSFDDETLNTSVTVRHDGYVSLPWVSDLKLGGLTREEATAKVREAYQSLYFEAEVSLQITEATSKSYTVTGDVARPAEFPYLKPITLLDAIVAAGGLRVNQRGGDSFVGGQGQLVKAVVLRGTGEERTATAYDLRNMDRAGAHATQTPVLPGDTIFIPEGLNLVYILGAVGRPGIQPLTEGMSFLQVMAAANGFNESQGRLSNVVLMREVNDDQTEVKLIDAKDMLKNGGDFIMMPGDIIYVPRKRLVTLGEFISRSTALASPIMGITSQAMGLYTQAYEVFYTDERIDLLYNSENSSQLQTNLQLLEAIRTIGDVANGTGGAK
- a CDS encoding tetratricopeptide repeat protein, whose protein sequence is MSRKAWIILIASTLAVGLLCAAGVAALILVPRYRAAQSLVTARQFVSEGKPDLSRRPYKEYLYKNGNDVAVLDEYIGVCKGVMTDRRRVLADAGRIISRLIQLEPENPQRKTQLFDFYRQYRFWSELEGAISLYGGDDLAALEYDRVVAIHEQGRLEEALTELQAYIDRGIDLRDTPLRKARAHVALRDIPAADAVFPPLLEKYPDDTSLRVHYAAYLLDQENSRDAKAQLDSVPADRREQVDYVIASIRLHLALEDFETAVALAETALAASPDNVDLQLNYVLALERAGKRDVAMDYVQKMDPIQRIDTPGFIMFLTEMRLEAGDADGADEARQMYVKAYPDQQSIDQYLSGRILLERRKLPEARDKFAIAVEMNPNLHRANYFLALCELELGEKSKARGPLEQFLDSNPKDQQARRLWARNFGSAPSTSELQARSTRLLSETETDVNELMFTIEDLLQHRQEAEQSTALRLIEKAIAIAPRDPRGYSALAGFRLERGETELAEQVLRDAAAAGVDQSSFSLIRTSILLVKGDKDGAIASAKAFLEKSPSAEARTWGAFFARQGYFTEGDALVKEFGGEAIPSSESDDSLLFRLSLALQYGNLEAARARVAEAEAARGSDPALAPSLNRMRLAFAEGLVMNSSEIPRDEVDGLLALVRQTEPQNDGLKIVEARLMLKGPLPDLQGARDLVDTIAEASPVFLQGQQLQAEMASMQGDNRKVVELCNAILERTPGNTQVRHLLGDAQLDLGEPEEAQRTFEQILSFDRSDSRAMRVLVRIYEQMQFHPRADEMFARFKESGRNRPGHDAQVEELRKFLNRRGGENAEPVAGSDATPSDSATYAELTNDVTALVNEKNYAEAIARVEAYLKQYPDRAEPWVLKGQVILRQGEGADLGAASTAFTRAQIIIADYKPALRGQIEVQARSNPPMAISLCERYLRTYEDDSDIMFLLATLLAQAPDRREESLAWIGKAITLERRPTFVRFRSYLLIQMARPDEAIAELTEFIKVAGASTAEDEMTLAEAHLAKNDKAGARERLQAAAKLIPVGDSQLTERLKKLEALVAAEGAN
- a CDS encoding AAA family ATPase, with the translated sequence MSRDFSTVVDDAPIEKQGTRTPGLHFDVKRFFSLRMPVIMLISAVLAVPFALAGWVLTPVEFTAMAQVQYRSLTNSFADNNAAGNSAEYEKFVNTQIAMLTGDNVIMQVLERANIQNLPSVMQAKDKLTFLKSRVTARQVTRSELVTVICAMRTREEALEVLKVLTSVYQDMALKEASDEGSQRIVTLNDQIEKLEMDLANKRQNIEDLEGLLGASTGMVHPQDSVEAEQYRASMLDAETQLKQAQKVVADTEDQIARLEALQASNKSNPSAPIFDYGVETLVGSDPRVSTIQGDLVRQEGVVDGLRETHKDNHPELKSQVRTLESLRKSITKQEEVARTSALQSLHGDLMQQLETAKRGVTDAELNLASNTERYETFVNTEREKATKSSTDRARLEKLRGEADALRVSIENWNNTVSNLQLDEKAPARISVNTEPYAPLVAGVTKKLLMAFMGIALAFGIGLTYGVLRELTDGQVRTPHDISRISSLPIIASIPHFSEDLALKNVDTALLMAQHPNSVVADEYRRILARILFPEDNAAEISSLMVVSASWGEGKTSVASNLAVALESANRRVLLIDLSSQRPGIENTFGLVPGLGLAELLENMDAREELIRRTQFENLGIIGPGQNPKALAGRLASREMMDFMEWADEHFDHIIIDTPPLLLMSDAKLIAPAIDGVLFVVGVGQSSLGMVSRGLRELELLRANTIGVVLNGVRSLRGGYLKKNQKLFYAYVNQAAPPRMRPAAMPEINILDEDIPEPLDAEVVLLPLEKRKD
- a CDS encoding sigma-54-dependent Fis family transcriptional regulator; amino-acid sequence: MTTQFKTESWQHEAVASPLHEQLLGRDPRILEVNDLVRRLAQVDLSVLIRGETGTGKDIVANQLHRLSPRYGKAFIKVNCPSIPEDILESELFGYERGAFTGADTSKPGRFEMAHEGTLFLDEICETAPQVQVKLLQVLDGEPILRIGGTVPVHSDTRVVAATNLDLDEAVALGRLREDISFRLREVVIEVPPLRERREDISLLAEHFNYNMCKMMKKEYAPLAPDLIHALTQLDYPGNVRELSGRIKKYVTTGSVDLLLAEENATGQRPMFAPAQAAKPIILESREERTFMPLKEAARKAAEAAERALIEETLNYTLWNRRKAAKLLRTSYSSLLRRIEAYGIGKAD
- a CDS encoding exosortase/archaeosortase family protein, with protein sequence MSGSSFTAAPRPLLADSFRRGRTTWILAIAAVFGLVVAAYWHSFTDIYFGATAPESLYSHAMFIPLISLFFVWRQRESLGKAPLAPSPLLGYPLLGLGCLMLLVGDFLGFMTLVHFSLLPVVCGLCFLMLGRSATVALWFPLAFLFFMLPPPYSIISVISFKSKMLATESAVHLGQLLTLNFVQDGSYVFLGSEDRLMVGDVCGGMRSLIALLAFGALMAYISKTRGWARIVILLISPAVAIAANVARIFFLCVVGYIWGSEAATGIVHDASGIGIFAFAFVLLFGAEALLRKIAPAPESKEEQS
- a CDS encoding SGNH/GDSL hydrolase family protein → MDPNVTPAASPPPSLPPSRWVAPLYFLILLLALVFSLEIGARFIVARGSDPVLMRVVEDYGRLAAEGADWIRFIPDAELSYRLRPEFTVTGPRGGVTRHNKQGFRDAEDFPPKSEQVLRIVCLGASTTYGVSVEDNKDTYPAQLEVQLNGPLKPAGWERVEVFNLGVGGYTSREILGTLKRTLPELKPDVVLIQNAINDVIPRFYPNYQMDYSHFRTDFAPLDVKLWHRIAYRSQAWLTFAYGLDWIRPLSLQSQTQKPMPPVDEALANLELNAPTGYEANLSEMVSTAQAAGCQVWLLTQAYLDVPAFAGPNEESRRLEGGYRRGLAEHTQIVIALAQETGAGLIELHKTTPRDQFLFADPIHMTAAGNEVKGKLVAEAIAKKLPPGPS